In a genomic window of Rhinopithecus roxellana isolate Shanxi Qingling chromosome 2, ASM756505v1, whole genome shotgun sequence:
- the MED28 gene encoding mediator of RNA polymerase II transcription subunit 28 → MAAPLGGMFSGQPPGPPQAPPGLPGQASLLQAAPGAPRPSNSTLVDELESSFEACFASLVSQDYVNGTDQEEIRTGVDQCIQKFLDIARQTECFFLQKRLQLSVQKPEQVIKEDVSELRNELQRKDALVQKHLTKLRHWQQVLEEINVQHKKPADIPQGSLAYLEQASANIPAPLKPT, encoded by the exons ATGGCGGCTCCGCTAGGGGGTATGTTTTCTGGGCAGCCACCCGGGCCCCCTCAGGCCCCGCCGGGCCTTCCGGGCCAAGCTTCGCTTCTTCAGGCAGCTCCAGGCGCTCCTAGACCTTCCAACAGTACTTTGGTGGACGAGTTGGAGTCATCTTTCGAG GCTTGCTTTGCGTCTCTGGTGAGTCAGGACTATGTCAATGGCACTGATCAGGAAGAAATTCGAACCG gtgttgATCAGTGTATCCAGAAGTTTCTGGATATTGCAAGACAGACGGAGtgttttttcttacaaaaaagaTTGCAGTTATCTGTCCAGAAACCAGAGCAAGTTATCAAAGAG GACGTGTCGGAACTAAGGAATGAATTGCAGCGGAAAGATGCGCTAGTCCAGAAGCACTTGACAAAGCTGAGGCATTGGCAGCAGGTGCTGGAGGAAATCAACGTGCAGCACAAAAAGCCCGCTGACATCCCTCAGGGCTCCTTGGCCTACCTGGAGCAGGCGTCTGCCAACATCCCTGCACCTCTGAAGCCAACGTGA